One window of the Lysobacter sp. S4-A87 genome contains the following:
- the rpmB gene encoding 50S ribosomal protein L28: MARVCQVTGKRTTTGNNVSHAMNKTRRRFLPNLHERRFWVASENRWVKLRVSSAALRTIDKNGIDAILADLRARGEKI; encoded by the coding sequence ATGGCCCGTGTATGCCAAGTAACCGGTAAGCGAACGACGACTGGCAACAACGTCTCGCATGCCATGAACAAGACCCGCCGCCGTTTCCTTCCCAACCTCCATGAGCGCCGCTTCTGGGTCGCTTCCGAGAACCGTTGGGTGAAGCTGCGTGTTTCCAGTGCCGCCCTGCGCACCATCGACAAGAATGGCATCGACGCCATTCTCGCCGACCTGCGCGCCCGCGGCGAAAAGATCTGA
- a CDS encoding TonB-dependent receptor translates to MEHRNLRTAVRVGMLPAGIAIALAPAIAGAQESSDKGATTLDRIEVTGSRIKRADIETSQPIFSLSREDISAQGLTSIGDVIQRISAGGSTLNSSYNNGGNGETRVSLRNLGSSRTLVLVNGKRWVGGTGLGGAVDLNTIPTAAVERIEVLKDGASTIYGSDAIAGVVNVILRQDFDGAEANAYLGQYDKGDGERQSYDFTIGSSGDRWNAMLGVGYVKEEPVFAGDREISAVPFFGATPGTGNSSTSPAGRFGILGSNNGNAAPVRPDGTPGFLVATGTGAGDWRPFGTSDSYNFAPDNYLRTPQERTSLFASGSLDLTDNVRFKVATTYNERESSQLLAAGPLVLGRSNPGSLSENIVISSNNIYNPYGSDLSYIQRRATETNGRLFRQDVDTFAFNGNLEGEFEAGKNLFSWEAGYLYGENNQKDTETGLFDVRALRHGLGPSFRDGNGVARCGAPGAEIAGCVPLNFLGANTLTKEMLEYASFTGISSFGYELKNYYANIGGELFPLQGGKAAFSFGAEHRSESGFDQPDPITASSNSTGNNRTATAGGYSVDEAYLELSLPLLADLPGARLLELNVATRYSDYSTFGDTLNSKFGFKWKPIDDLLVRGNYSEGFRAPSIQELYSGVSDTFEQVADPCAGVVGGTAQRPPASCAGVPAYDQANSQIRTTVGGNAHLGPETSTSKTLGFVYSPSFVEGLGLALDWWNVEIDDAIFSQTAQEVLDRCYRANDASACALQTRASDGQISNLLVTSLNVGTYEVEGFDFNVSYQLPETKFGKFGIDWDSTYLTKYYVDVNGDGEVTDDPVSGEGGNRVGEYRNRDNQWRIRSNLATNWAYGDYGLTANLRYYSSQTESCASLPVSSTQIPLLCSDPGRITAAGARPENRIPSVTYTDVSGYVNVPWNARITLGINNIFDRDPPRSASTSANSYDPQYEVPGQFVYMRYAQKF, encoded by the coding sequence ATGGAACACCGCAACCTGCGCACCGCGGTGCGCGTCGGCATGCTGCCGGCAGGTATCGCGATCGCACTGGCGCCGGCAATCGCCGGCGCACAGGAATCCAGTGACAAGGGCGCCACGACACTCGACCGCATTGAAGTGACCGGCTCGCGCATCAAGCGCGCCGACATCGAGACATCGCAACCGATCTTCTCGCTGAGCCGTGAGGACATCAGTGCACAGGGGCTGACGTCCATTGGTGATGTGATCCAGAGAATCAGCGCTGGAGGTTCGACCCTCAACTCCAGCTACAACAACGGCGGCAACGGCGAGACCCGCGTCAGCCTGCGCAATCTCGGTTCAAGTCGAACCCTCGTGCTGGTGAACGGAAAGCGCTGGGTCGGCGGCACCGGCCTGGGCGGCGCCGTGGACCTCAATACGATCCCAACCGCGGCAGTGGAGCGGATCGAAGTACTCAAGGATGGCGCATCGACGATCTACGGTTCCGACGCCATTGCGGGTGTCGTCAACGTGATCCTGCGCCAGGACTTCGACGGCGCCGAAGCCAACGCCTACCTCGGCCAGTACGACAAGGGCGACGGCGAGCGCCAGTCCTACGACTTCACCATCGGCTCCTCGGGCGATCGCTGGAACGCGATGCTGGGCGTCGGGTATGTAAAGGAAGAGCCGGTCTTCGCCGGAGATCGCGAGATCTCCGCGGTACCGTTCTTCGGTGCGACACCCGGCACGGGCAACAGTTCGACATCGCCCGCGGGCCGCTTCGGCATCCTTGGGTCCAACAATGGAAACGCCGCGCCGGTGCGTCCGGACGGAACGCCAGGATTTCTCGTGGCAACGGGAACCGGGGCAGGCGACTGGCGACCCTTCGGCACGTCGGACTCGTACAACTTCGCCCCGGACAACTACCTGCGCACGCCGCAGGAGCGCACTTCGCTGTTCGCCAGCGGCTCGCTGGACCTGACCGACAACGTCCGGTTCAAGGTGGCGACGACTTACAACGAGCGCGAATCCAGCCAGCTCCTGGCTGCTGGCCCCCTGGTTCTCGGCCGCAGCAACCCGGGCTCGCTGTCCGAGAACATCGTCATAAGCTCGAACAACATCTACAACCCGTACGGAAGCGATCTGAGCTACATCCAACGGCGCGCGACCGAGACCAACGGCCGTCTCTTCCGCCAGGACGTGGATACGTTCGCCTTCAATGGCAACCTGGAAGGCGAATTCGAGGCAGGCAAGAATCTGTTCTCCTGGGAGGCAGGCTACCTCTACGGCGAGAACAACCAGAAGGACACCGAGACGGGTCTGTTCGATGTGCGCGCGCTGCGCCATGGTCTGGGGCCCTCGTTCCGTGACGGCAATGGCGTGGCGCGGTGTGGCGCGCCGGGGGCAGAAATCGCAGGTTGCGTGCCCCTGAACTTCCTGGGTGCGAATACGCTCACGAAGGAAATGCTGGAATACGCCAGCTTCACCGGCATAAGCAGCTTCGGCTATGAGCTGAAGAACTACTACGCCAACATCGGTGGTGAACTGTTTCCGCTGCAGGGCGGAAAGGCCGCATTCTCCTTCGGTGCCGAGCATCGTAGCGAGTCGGGTTTCGACCAGCCCGATCCGATCACTGCATCAAGCAACAGCACGGGTAACAACCGCACCGCCACTGCGGGCGGCTACAGCGTGGATGAAGCCTACCTGGAACTGAGCCTGCCTTTACTGGCTGATCTCCCCGGCGCCAGGTTGCTGGAGCTCAATGTCGCAACCCGCTATTCCGACTACAGCACGTTTGGTGACACGCTCAACAGCAAGTTCGGCTTCAAGTGGAAGCCCATTGACGACCTGCTCGTTCGCGGCAACTACAGCGAGGGATTCCGTGCGCCCTCGATCCAGGAACTGTACTCCGGCGTCAGTGACACCTTCGAACAGGTGGCAGATCCCTGTGCCGGTGTTGTCGGGGGTACCGCCCAGCGGCCGCCAGCGTCCTGCGCGGGCGTCCCCGCCTACGATCAGGCCAACAGCCAGATCCGAACGACGGTAGGTGGTAATGCCCACCTGGGCCCGGAGACTTCGACCAGCAAGACGCTGGGGTTCGTCTATAGCCCAAGTTTCGTCGAAGGACTCGGCCTGGCCCTGGACTGGTGGAATGTCGAAATCGACGACGCGATCTTCTCCCAGACGGCACAGGAAGTGCTGGACCGTTGCTACCGCGCCAACGACGCATCGGCGTGTGCACTCCAGACGCGTGCCAGCGACGGCCAGATCTCCAACCTGCTCGTAACGTCGTTGAACGTGGGCACGTACGAGGTCGAAGGCTTCGACTTCAACGTTTCCTACCAGTTGCCGGAGACGAAATTCGGCAAGTTCGGGATCGACTGGGACAGCACCTACCTGACCAAGTACTACGTCGACGTAAACGGCGACGGCGAGGTGACGGACGACCCGGTGTCGGGGGAGGGTGGAAATCGTGTCGGCGAGTACAGGAATCGCGACAACCAGTGGCGCATCCGTTCCAACCTCGCCACAAACTGGGCGTACGGCGACTACGGCCTGACGGCGAACTTGCGCTACTACTCCAGCCAGACGGAGAGCTGCGCCTCGCTGCCGGTGTCGTCAACGCAGATTCCGCTGCTCTGCTCGGATCCTGGCCGCATCACCGCTGCCGGTGCCCGCCCGGAGAACAGAATCCCGAGCGTCACGTACACCGACGTCAGTGGTTATGTGAACGTTCCATGGAACGCTCGCATCACGCTGGGCATCAACAACATCTTCGATCGCGATCCGCCGCGTTCGGCGAGCACGTCGGCCAACAGCTACGACCCGCAGTACGAAGTTCCCGGCCAGTTCGTCTACATGCGCTACGCCCAGAAGTTCTGA
- the rpmG gene encoding 50S ribosomal protein L33 yields the protein MASKRDKIRLISSAGTGHFYTTDKNKKNTPNKMEVKKYDPVVRKHVMYKEGKIK from the coding sequence ATGGCTTCCAAGCGCGACAAGATCCGCCTCATCTCTTCTGCCGGCACCGGTCATTTCTATACGACCGACAAGAACAAGAAGAACACCCCGAACAAGATGGAGGTCAAGAAGTACGACCCCGTCGTTCGCAAGCACGTGATGTACAAGGAAGGCAAGATCAAGTGA
- a CDS encoding lipid-A-disaccharide synthase N-terminal domain-containing protein, producing the protein MSVDFMNQSISWLEWTGLHMSPWKIIGLTGALMFGGRWLVQFIASRKHGKPVIPRLFWYMSLVGSVMTLSYFVFSQKQDSVGVIQNLFPAFTAAYSLYLDIKHRGWHRDRASH; encoded by the coding sequence ATGAGCGTCGACTTCATGAACCAATCCATTTCCTGGCTGGAATGGACGGGTCTGCACATGTCGCCGTGGAAGATCATCGGCCTGACCGGCGCGCTGATGTTCGGCGGACGCTGGCTGGTGCAGTTCATCGCCTCGCGCAAGCACGGCAAGCCGGTGATCCCGCGGCTGTTCTGGTACATGAGCCTGGTCGGCAGCGTGATGACGCTGAGCTACTTCGTGTTCTCGCAGAAGCAGGACTCGGTCGGAGTGATCCAGAATCTGTTCCCGGCCTTCACCGCCGCCTACAGCCTGTACCTGGACATCAAGCACCGCGGCTGGCACCGCGACCGCGCCAGCCACTGA
- a CDS encoding glycosyltransferase family 2 protein gives MTANPKLSVVVPVFNERDNVAPLVHEITAALRGRTDFEIVYIDDHSRDDTLQVLQVLKAEVPELRVIQHVTQSGQSTAVRNGVKAARGEWIATLDGDGQNDPADIPKLLDKRDGSDAGEGIKLFAGWRVNRQDSGSKRWASRWANAIRSRMLRDDTPDTGCGIKLFERAAFLDLPYFDHMHRYLPALMQRAGWKTVSVPVNHRPRSAGVSKYNNLNRALVGISDLRGVAWLIKRGKVTAVRELS, from the coding sequence ATGACCGCAAATCCGAAACTCTCCGTCGTCGTTCCGGTGTTCAACGAACGCGACAACGTCGCACCGCTGGTGCACGAGATTACCGCCGCGCTGCGCGGCAGGACCGATTTCGAGATCGTCTACATCGACGACCACTCGCGCGACGACACGCTGCAGGTACTGCAGGTGCTCAAGGCCGAAGTGCCGGAGCTGCGCGTCATCCAGCACGTCACCCAGAGCGGCCAGAGCACCGCCGTGCGCAACGGCGTCAAGGCCGCGCGCGGCGAGTGGATCGCCACGCTGGATGGCGACGGCCAGAACGACCCGGCCGACATACCCAAACTGCTCGACAAGCGCGACGGCAGCGATGCCGGCGAAGGCATCAAGCTGTTCGCCGGCTGGCGGGTCAACCGCCAGGACAGCGGCAGCAAGCGCTGGGCCTCGCGCTGGGCCAACGCGATCCGCTCGCGGATGCTGCGCGACGACACGCCCGATACCGGCTGCGGCATCAAGCTGTTCGAACGCGCCGCGTTCCTCGACCTGCCCTACTTCGACCACATGCACCGCTACCTGCCGGCCTTGATGCAGCGCGCGGGCTGGAAGACGGTGAGCGTGCCGGTGAACCATCGCCCGCGCTCGGCCGGCGTGTCGAAGTACAACAACCTCAACCGCGCCCTTGTGGGCATCAGCGACCTGCGCGGCGTTGCATGGCTGATCAAGCGTGGCAAGGTCACTGCCGTGCGCGAGCTGAGCTGA
- a CDS encoding helix-turn-helix transcriptional regulator, translating to MSSQDLSIWVQMRAGSWVEAKEGRFYLHTGDWIAFAKDSMPQIQPDHDGICIGLTITEDALRAMGRFSDFGLYVGRGRLKPCQVRAVARMWYRASRNMDHDGRTGRIQAPLRSMLLFLEEMQAEYRARLGLCPGASLGRKRQVFERMQRASLYLEGHCHRIVRISELAERTRFSTWYFSKLFHKLYGESPLAASARMRLDHAASLLASTLMTIGEVGAASGFDNSCSFARSFRARFGMTASEYRAARRDADLILQRRRVSNAKELNANSDAVRFLRKNAIKNSGIRLVGA from the coding sequence TTGTCCAGCCAGGACCTGTCGATCTGGGTGCAGATGCGCGCCGGTTCCTGGGTGGAAGCCAAGGAAGGCCGGTTCTACCTGCACACCGGCGACTGGATCGCGTTCGCGAAGGACTCGATGCCACAGATCCAACCCGATCACGACGGCATCTGCATCGGCCTCACCATCACCGAGGACGCGTTGCGGGCGATGGGCCGCTTCTCCGATTTCGGCCTGTATGTCGGCCGCGGACGCCTCAAGCCGTGCCAGGTCAGGGCGGTGGCGCGCATGTGGTACCGGGCATCACGCAACATGGACCATGACGGCCGCACCGGCCGCATCCAGGCGCCGCTGCGCTCGATGCTGCTGTTCCTCGAGGAGATGCAGGCCGAGTACCGCGCGCGGCTGGGCCTGTGCCCGGGTGCATCACTGGGGCGCAAGCGGCAGGTGTTCGAGCGGATGCAACGCGCCAGCCTGTACCTGGAAGGGCATTGCCATCGCATCGTCCGCATCAGCGAACTGGCCGAGCGTACGCGCTTCTCGACCTGGTACTTCTCCAAGCTGTTCCACAAGCTCTACGGCGAAAGCCCGCTGGCGGCATCGGCTCGGATGCGACTGGACCACGCCGCCAGCCTGCTCGCGTCGACGCTGATGACCATCGGTGAAGTCGGCGCTGCCAGCGGCTTCGACAACAGTTGCAGCTTCGCCCGCAGCTTCCGCGCGCGCTTCGGCATGACCGCATCGGAGTACCGGGCTGCACGACGCGACGCAGACCTGATTCTGCAAAGGCGGCGGGTTTCCAATGCAAAAGAACTGAACGCCAATAGCGACGCTGTCAGATTCCTGCGGAAAAACGCGATCAAGAACTCCGGAATAAGGTTGGTAGGCGCTTAA
- a CDS encoding DUF885 family protein: MRRSRLRATTRSLSVKPLLAALLSGHLALASLAAHAGPADTRFEAIYNQEWKWRQEQTGAADEDNDGSSDQHKLPSVDAASQGARLKVWEDVLKRLDGIDTARLSPQNRINFAVYKAQVENLAADVRLHGYEMPFNSDSSFWSNLGFMTRRQMRTAEDYRAYTDRLADVPRYFDQQIDNMRAGLARGFSVPRAVLDGRDVSIAAVAEVTDPQQSSFYEPFKRMPATIPADEQARLRAAGAAAIRDRMVPAYAKLLTFFREEYVPQARTTLGASQMPDGEAYYRQQIREYTTLDLDPEQIHQIGLDEVARIQAEMETIIKQVGFKGPPKENTFAAFLRFLRTDKQFYATTPQALLDRAAWISKRVDGEIGKFIGTLPRGRFTIVPVPADIAPFWTSGRGGAGTYWLNTYDLPSRPLYNLPALTLHESSPGHALQGSLAKEQGDLPAFRRETYISAYGEGWGLYSERLGKEMGIYETPYEDFGRLTYEMWRACRLVIDTGIHHKGWTRDQALAYLRDRTALSEHEVTTEVDRYISWPGQALSYKLGEITIVRLRAEAEKALGSRFDIKAFHDALLSQGSVPLPVLEEQVRAFIAKSAEKTAKAG, translated from the coding sequence ATGCGAAGATCGAGGCTTCGTGCCACCACCCGGTCCTTATCTGTGAAACCACTCCTCGCGGCCCTGCTGTCCGGCCACCTCGCCCTTGCCTCCCTGGCCGCGCATGCCGGCCCCGCCGACACCCGCTTTGAAGCCATCTACAACCAGGAATGGAAGTGGCGCCAGGAGCAGACCGGCGCCGCCGACGAGGACAACGACGGCTCGTCCGACCAGCACAAGCTGCCTTCGGTCGACGCGGCCAGCCAGGGCGCACGCCTGAAGGTCTGGGAGGACGTGCTCAAGCGCCTGGACGGGATCGACACCGCCAGGCTCAGCCCGCAGAACCGCATCAACTTCGCCGTCTACAAGGCCCAGGTCGAGAACCTGGCCGCCGACGTGCGCCTGCACGGCTACGAGATGCCGTTCAACTCCGACTCCTCGTTCTGGTCGAACCTGGGCTTCATGACGCGGCGGCAGATGCGCACCGCCGAGGATTACCGCGCCTACACCGACCGCCTGGCCGACGTGCCGCGCTACTTCGACCAGCAGATCGACAACATGCGCGCCGGCCTGGCGCGCGGCTTCAGCGTGCCGCGTGCGGTGCTGGACGGCCGCGATGTCTCGATCGCGGCGGTGGCCGAGGTCACCGATCCGCAGCAGTCCAGTTTCTACGAGCCGTTCAAGCGCATGCCGGCGACGATCCCCGCCGACGAGCAGGCACGCCTGCGTGCCGCCGGCGCGGCGGCGATCCGCGATCGCATGGTCCCGGCCTACGCCAAGCTGCTGACCTTCTTCCGCGAGGAATACGTCCCGCAGGCGCGCACCACCCTGGGCGCGTCGCAGATGCCAGACGGCGAGGCCTACTACCGCCAGCAGATCCGCGAGTACACGACCCTCGATCTCGACCCCGAGCAGATCCACCAGATCGGGCTGGATGAAGTCGCACGCATCCAGGCGGAGATGGAGACGATCATCAAGCAGGTGGGGTTCAAGGGCCCGCCCAAGGAAAACACTTTCGCGGCGTTCCTGCGCTTCCTGCGCACCGACAAGCAGTTCTACGCGACCACCCCGCAGGCGCTGCTCGATCGCGCCGCCTGGATCTCCAAGCGCGTCGACGGCGAGATCGGCAAGTTCATCGGCACCCTGCCGCGCGGCCGCTTCACCATCGTGCCGGTGCCGGCCGACATCGCCCCGTTCTGGACCAGCGGTCGCGGCGGTGCCGGGACGTACTGGCTCAATACCTACGACCTGCCCTCGCGCCCGCTCTACAACCTGCCCGCGCTGACCCTGCACGAGTCCTCCCCGGGCCACGCCCTGCAGGGCTCGCTGGCCAAGGAACAGGGCGATTTGCCGGCGTTCCGCCGTGAGACCTACATCTCCGCCTATGGCGAAGGCTGGGGCCTGTACAGCGAGAGGCTCGGCAAGGAGATGGGCATCTACGAGACGCCCTACGAGGACTTCGGCCGCCTGACCTACGAGATGTGGCGCGCCTGCCGCCTGGTCATCGATACCGGCATCCACCACAAGGGCTGGACCCGCGACCAGGCCCTGGCCTACCTGCGCGACCGCACCGCCCTGAGCGAGCACGAAGTCACCACCGAGGTCGACCGCTACATTTCCTGGCCGGGCCAGGCGCTGAGCTACAAGCTGGGCGAGATCACCATCGTCCGCCTGCGCGCCGAGGCCGAGAAAGCCCTGGGCAGCCGGTTCGACATCAAGGCCTTCCACGACGCCCTGCTCAGCCAGGGCTCGGTGCCGCTGCCGGTGCTGGAAGAGCAGGTCCGCGCGTTCATCGCCAAATCGGCGGAGAAGACGGCGAAAGCGGGCTGA